A portion of the Mustela erminea isolate mMusErm1 chromosome 19, mMusErm1.Pri, whole genome shotgun sequence genome contains these proteins:
- the CACNG8 gene encoding voltage-dependent calcium channel gamma-8 subunit, whose product PPPGPRLLLAAPAQPGQPRAPTSACAVTPPAAGTAPPPLPRWWPTAPRLPVVKLESLKRWNEERGLWCEKGVQVLLTTVGAFAAFGLMTIAISTDYWLYTRAFICNTTNLTASDDAPPHRGGSGSSEKKDPGGLTHSGLWRICCLEGLKRGVCVKINHFPEDTDYDHDSAEYLLRVVRASSIFPILSAILLLLGGVCVAASRVYKSKRNIILGAGILFVAAGLSNIIGVIVYISANAGEPGPKRDEEKKNHYSYGWSFYFGGLSFILAEVIGVLAVNIYIERSREAHCQSRSDLLKAGGGAGGSGGSGPSAILRLPSYRFRYRRRSRSSSRSSEPSPSRDASPGGAGGPGFASTDISMYTLSRDPSKGSVAAGLAGAGVGGGGGGGGGGGGGGGGGGGGGGGGAYSGAGAGAGGGGAGAERDRGGAPGFLTLHNAFPKEAGGGVTVTVTGPPAAPAPPAPAPAAPAPGTLAKEAAASNTNTLNRKTTPV is encoded by the exons CCCCCTCCCGGGCCGCGCCTCCTCCTCGCCGCCCCCGCGCAGCCCGGCCAGCCCCGGGCCCCCACTTCTGCCTGCGCTGTGACCCCCCCAGCCGCCGGCAcggccccgcccccgctgccCCGGTGGTGGCCCACGGCCCCCCGGCTCCCCGTGGTCAAACTGGAGTCGCTGAAGCGCTGGAACGAAGAGAGGGGCCTCTGGTGCGAGAAGGGGGTGCAGGTGCTGCTGACCACGGTGGGCGCCTTCGCAGCCTTCGGCCTCATGACCATCGCCATCAGCACCGACTACTGGCTGTACACGCGCGCCTTCATCTGTAACACCACCAACCTCACGGCCAGCGACGACGCGCCGCCCCACCGCGGGGGCAGCGGCTCCTCGGAGAAGAAGGACCCCGGCGGCCTCACCCACTCGGGGCTCTGGAGGATCTGCTGCCTGGAAG GGTTGAAAAGAGGCGTCTGCGTGAAGATCAACCATTTCCCGGAGGACACGGACTACGATCATGACAGCGCGGAGTATCTGCTCC GGGTCGTGCGGGCCTCCAGCATCTTCCCCATCCTCAGTGCCATCCTGTTGCTGCTCGGGGGCGTGTGCGTGGCGGCCTCCCGGGTCTATAAATCCAAGAGGAACATCATTCTGGGCGCAGGGATCCTGTTCGTGGCAgcag GCCTGAGCAACATCATCGGCGTGATCGTGTACATCTCGGCCAACGCGGGCGAGCCGGGCCCGAAGCGGGACGAGGAGAAGAAGAACCACTACTCGTACGGCTGGTCCTTCTACTTCGGCGGGCTGTCGTTCATCCTGGCCGAGGTGATCGGCGTGCTGGCCGTCAACATCTACATCGAGCGCAGCCGCGAGGCGCACTGCCAGTCTCGCTCGGACCTGCTCAAGgccggcgggggcgcgggcggcaGTGGCGGGAGCGGCCCCTCGGCCATCCTCCGTCTGCCCAGTTACCGCTTCCGCTACCGCCGCCGCTCCCGCTCTAGCTCCCGCTCCAGCGAGCCGTCGCCGTCGCGGGACGCGTCTCCCGGCGGCGCCGGGGGCCCGGGCTTCGCCTCCACGGACATCTCCATGTACACGCTCAGCCGCGACCCGTCCAAGGGCAGCGTGGCCGCGGGGCTGGCGGGGGCCGGcgtcggcggcggcggcggtggcggtggcggcggtggcggcggcggcggcggcggtggcggcggcggcggcggcggggcgtaCAGCGGCGCGGGCGcaggcgcgggcggcggcggggcgggcgccgAGCGGGACCGCGGGGGCGCGCCCGGCTTCCTCACGCTGCACAACGCCTTCCCCAAAGAGGCGGGCGGCGGCGTCACGGTCACGGTCACAGGGCCAcccgccgcgcccgccccgcccgcgcccgcgcccgccgcgCCCGCCCCCGGGACCCTGGCCAAGGAGGCCGCCGCCTCCAACACCAACACGCTCAACAGGAAAACCACGCCGGTGTAG
- the CACNG6 gene encoding voltage-dependent calcium channel gamma-6 subunit isoform X4 produces MMMWSNFFMQEEDRRRREAASRRRAQGQHQLTPEREGKIKLGLLLSAVGATLAVLAVGTEFWVELNTYKTNGSAICEAAHMGLWKMCTKRLWQSDVPAGRDTCGPAELPGEANCTYFKFFTTGENARIFQRTTKKGLLLLVSLEVFRHSVQALVRRVSPEPPPAPALTYEYSWSLGCGVGASLVLLLGGGCFLLLTLPPWPWGSLCPKQGHRAA; encoded by the exons ATGATGATGTGGTCTAACTTTTTCATGCAAGAGGAGGACCGGCGGCGGCGGGAGGCTGCGAGCCGCCGGCGGGCTCAGGGGCAGCACCAGCTGACGCCCGAGCGGGAGGGAAAGATCAAGCTAGGGCTCCTGCTGAGCGCCGTGGGCGCCACGCTGGCCGTGCTGGCCGTGGGCACCGAGTTCTGGGTAGAGCTCAACACCTACAAGACCAATGGCAGTGCCATCTGCGAGGCCGCCCACATGGGGCTGTGGAAGATGTGCACCAAGCGGCTGTGGCAGTCCGACGTGCCCGCGGGCAGAGACACGTGCGGCCCCGCGGAGCTGCCCGGAG AAGCAAACTGTacctattttaaattctttaccaCGGGGGAAAATGCACGCATCTTCCAGAGAACTACAAAGAAAG GCCTGCTGCTCCTGGTCAGCCTGGAGGTGTTCCGGCATTCCGTGCAAGCCCTGGTGCGGAGAGTCAGCCCtgagcctccccctgcccccgccctgaCCTACGAATACTCCTGGTCcctgggctgtggggtgggggccagCCTGGTCTTGCTGCTGGGGGGCGGCTGCTTTCTCCTGCTCACCTTACCTCCCTGGCCCTGGGGCTCACTCTGCCCCAAGCAGGGGCACAGGGCCGCCTAG
- the CACNG6 gene encoding voltage-dependent calcium channel gamma-6 subunit isoform X1, translated as MMMWSNFFMQEEDRRRREAASRRRAQGQHQLTPEREGKIKLGLLLSAVGATLAVLAVGTEFWVELNTYKTNGSAICEAAHMGLWKMCTKRLWQSDVPAGRDTCGPAELPGEANCTYFKFFTTGENARIFQRTTKKEVNLAAAVIAVLGLAVMALGCLCVIMVLSKGAEFLLRVGAVCFGLSGEGLLLLVSLEVFRHSVQALVRRVSPEPPPAPALTYEYSWSLGCGVGASLVLLLGGGCFLLLTLPPWPWGSLCPKQGHRAA; from the exons ATGATGATGTGGTCTAACTTTTTCATGCAAGAGGAGGACCGGCGGCGGCGGGAGGCTGCGAGCCGCCGGCGGGCTCAGGGGCAGCACCAGCTGACGCCCGAGCGGGAGGGAAAGATCAAGCTAGGGCTCCTGCTGAGCGCCGTGGGCGCCACGCTGGCCGTGCTGGCCGTGGGCACCGAGTTCTGGGTAGAGCTCAACACCTACAAGACCAATGGCAGTGCCATCTGCGAGGCCGCCCACATGGGGCTGTGGAAGATGTGCACCAAGCGGCTGTGGCAGTCCGACGTGCCCGCGGGCAGAGACACGTGCGGCCCCGCGGAGCTGCCCGGAG AAGCAAACTGTacctattttaaattctttaccaCGGGGGAAAATGCACGCATCTTCCAGAGAACTACAAAGAAAG AAGTGAATCTGGCAGCTGCAGTGATAGCGGTCCTAGGCTTGGCAGTCATGGCCTTGGGGTGCCTCTGTGTCATCATGGTGCTCAGCAAAGGTGCAGAGTTCCTACTCCGAGTTGGAGCCGTCTGCTTTGGCCTCTCAGGTGAGG GCCTGCTGCTCCTGGTCAGCCTGGAGGTGTTCCGGCATTCCGTGCAAGCCCTGGTGCGGAGAGTCAGCCCtgagcctccccctgcccccgccctgaCCTACGAATACTCCTGGTCcctgggctgtggggtgggggccagCCTGGTCTTGCTGCTGGGGGGCGGCTGCTTTCTCCTGCTCACCTTACCTCCCTGGCCCTGGGGCTCACTCTGCCCCAAGCAGGGGCACAGGGCCGCCTAG
- the CACNG6 gene encoding voltage-dependent calcium channel gamma-6 subunit isoform X2 has product MMMWSNFFMQEEDRRRREAASRRRAQGQHQLTPEREGKIKLGLLLSAVGATLAVLAVGTEFWVELNTYKTNGSAICEAAHMGLWKMCTKRLWQSDVPAGRDTCGPAELPGEANCTYFKFFTTGENARIFQRTTKKEVNLAAAVIAVLGLAVMALGCLCVIMVLSKGAEFLLRVGAVCFGLSGLLLLVSLEVFRHSVQALVRRVSPEPPPAPALTYEYSWSLGCGVGASLVLLLGGGCFLLLTLPPWPWGSLCPKQGHRAA; this is encoded by the exons ATGATGATGTGGTCTAACTTTTTCATGCAAGAGGAGGACCGGCGGCGGCGGGAGGCTGCGAGCCGCCGGCGGGCTCAGGGGCAGCACCAGCTGACGCCCGAGCGGGAGGGAAAGATCAAGCTAGGGCTCCTGCTGAGCGCCGTGGGCGCCACGCTGGCCGTGCTGGCCGTGGGCACCGAGTTCTGGGTAGAGCTCAACACCTACAAGACCAATGGCAGTGCCATCTGCGAGGCCGCCCACATGGGGCTGTGGAAGATGTGCACCAAGCGGCTGTGGCAGTCCGACGTGCCCGCGGGCAGAGACACGTGCGGCCCCGCGGAGCTGCCCGGAG AAGCAAACTGTacctattttaaattctttaccaCGGGGGAAAATGCACGCATCTTCCAGAGAACTACAAAGAAAG AAGTGAATCTGGCAGCTGCAGTGATAGCGGTCCTAGGCTTGGCAGTCATGGCCTTGGGGTGCCTCTGTGTCATCATGGTGCTCAGCAAAGGTGCAGAGTTCCTACTCCGAGTTGGAGCCGTCTGCTTTGGCCTCTCAG GCCTGCTGCTCCTGGTCAGCCTGGAGGTGTTCCGGCATTCCGTGCAAGCCCTGGTGCGGAGAGTCAGCCCtgagcctccccctgcccccgccctgaCCTACGAATACTCCTGGTCcctgggctgtggggtgggggccagCCTGGTCTTGCTGCTGGGGGGCGGCTGCTTTCTCCTGCTCACCTTACCTCCCTGGCCCTGGGGCTCACTCTGCCCCAAGCAGGGGCACAGGGCCGCCTAG
- the CACNG6 gene encoding voltage-dependent calcium channel gamma-6 subunit isoform X3, translating into MMMWSNFFMQEEDRRRREAASRRRAQGQHQLTPEREGKIKLGLLLSAVGATLAVLAVGTEFWVELNTYKTNGSAICEAAHMGLWKMCTKRLWQSDVPAGRDTCGPAELPGEVNLAAAVIAVLGLAVMALGCLCVIMVLSKGAEFLLRVGAVCFGLSGEGLLLLVSLEVFRHSVQALVRRVSPEPPPAPALTYEYSWSLGCGVGASLVLLLGGGCFLLLTLPPWPWGSLCPKQGHRAA; encoded by the exons ATGATGATGTGGTCTAACTTTTTCATGCAAGAGGAGGACCGGCGGCGGCGGGAGGCTGCGAGCCGCCGGCGGGCTCAGGGGCAGCACCAGCTGACGCCCGAGCGGGAGGGAAAGATCAAGCTAGGGCTCCTGCTGAGCGCCGTGGGCGCCACGCTGGCCGTGCTGGCCGTGGGCACCGAGTTCTGGGTAGAGCTCAACACCTACAAGACCAATGGCAGTGCCATCTGCGAGGCCGCCCACATGGGGCTGTGGAAGATGTGCACCAAGCGGCTGTGGCAGTCCGACGTGCCCGCGGGCAGAGACACGTGCGGCCCCGCGGAGCTGCCCGGAG AAGTGAATCTGGCAGCTGCAGTGATAGCGGTCCTAGGCTTGGCAGTCATGGCCTTGGGGTGCCTCTGTGTCATCATGGTGCTCAGCAAAGGTGCAGAGTTCCTACTCCGAGTTGGAGCCGTCTGCTTTGGCCTCTCAGGTGAGG GCCTGCTGCTCCTGGTCAGCCTGGAGGTGTTCCGGCATTCCGTGCAAGCCCTGGTGCGGAGAGTCAGCCCtgagcctccccctgcccccgccctgaCCTACGAATACTCCTGGTCcctgggctgtggggtgggggccagCCTGGTCTTGCTGCTGGGGGGCGGCTGCTTTCTCCTGCTCACCTTACCTCCCTGGCCCTGGGGCTCACTCTGCCCCAAGCAGGGGCACAGGGCCGCCTAG
- the CACNG6 gene encoding voltage-dependent calcium channel gamma-6 subunit isoform X5 yields the protein MMMWSNFFMQEEDRRRREAASRRRAQGQHQLTPEREGKIKLGLLLSAVGATLAVLAVGTEFWVELNTYKTNGSAICEAAHMGLWKMCTKRLWQSDVPAGRDTCGPAELPGGLLLLVSLEVFRHSVQALVRRVSPEPPPAPALTYEYSWSLGCGVGASLVLLLGGGCFLLLTLPPWPWGSLCPKQGHRAA from the exons ATGATGATGTGGTCTAACTTTTTCATGCAAGAGGAGGACCGGCGGCGGCGGGAGGCTGCGAGCCGCCGGCGGGCTCAGGGGCAGCACCAGCTGACGCCCGAGCGGGAGGGAAAGATCAAGCTAGGGCTCCTGCTGAGCGCCGTGGGCGCCACGCTGGCCGTGCTGGCCGTGGGCACCGAGTTCTGGGTAGAGCTCAACACCTACAAGACCAATGGCAGTGCCATCTGCGAGGCCGCCCACATGGGGCTGTGGAAGATGTGCACCAAGCGGCTGTGGCAGTCCGACGTGCCCGCGGGCAGAGACACGTGCGGCCCCGCGGAGCTGCCCGGAG GCCTGCTGCTCCTGGTCAGCCTGGAGGTGTTCCGGCATTCCGTGCAAGCCCTGGTGCGGAGAGTCAGCCCtgagcctccccctgcccccgccctgaCCTACGAATACTCCTGGTCcctgggctgtggggtgggggccagCCTGGTCTTGCTGCTGGGGGGCGGCTGCTTTCTCCTGCTCACCTTACCTCCCTGGCCCTGGGGCTCACTCTGCCCCAAGCAGGGGCACAGGGCCGCCTAG